Proteins co-encoded in one Streptomyces diastaticus subsp. diastaticus genomic window:
- a CDS encoding TetR/AcrR family transcriptional regulator produces the protein MGRPPRRLVTREGIMRAALALVDEEGPDALSASRVAKRLGVKGPSLYAYVSGRDEIVDGLHALIVAEMELADATGPWTGVIDLWARSYRAAFAAHPRAVPLIASRPVRVPAALEAYARAFDALRAAGWPEERLLPVVRSVEYFLIGSALDLDAHPEDGLHGEHLPAGLGPLRCAPPHHRELAFETGLAALIEGLRATLAALRREPGGGTGRAAPPDAK, from the coding sequence ATGGGCAGACCGCCACGACGGCTGGTGACCCGCGAGGGCATCATGCGGGCCGCCCTCGCACTGGTCGACGAGGAGGGGCCGGACGCCCTGTCGGCCTCCCGGGTGGCGAAGCGGCTGGGCGTCAAGGGGCCCTCGCTCTACGCCTACGTGTCGGGGCGGGACGAGATCGTGGACGGCCTCCACGCGCTGATCGTCGCCGAGATGGAACTGGCCGACGCCACCGGCCCGTGGACCGGGGTGATCGACCTCTGGGCCCGCTCCTACCGTGCCGCCTTCGCCGCCCACCCCCGCGCGGTCCCCCTGATCGCCTCCCGCCCGGTCCGCGTCCCCGCCGCCCTGGAGGCGTACGCCAGGGCGTTCGACGCGCTGCGCGCGGCGGGCTGGCCCGAGGAGCGGCTGCTGCCCGTGGTCCGCTCCGTCGAGTACTTCCTGATCGGTTCCGCCCTGGACCTCGACGCCCACCCCGAGGACGGGCTGCACGGTGAGCACCTCCCGGCGGGCCTCGGCCCGCTCCGCTGCGCCCCGCCCCACCATCGCGAACTGGCCTTCGAAACCGGACTCGCCGCGCTGATCGAGGGCTTGCGGGCGACGCTCGCCGCGCTGCGCCGGGAACCCGGCGGCGGTACGGGCCGGGCGGCGCCGCCTGACGCGAAGTGA
- a CDS encoding EamA family transporter encodes MSRSSASHAPAVPAAPPSRRFGGRGAGLGLALVSALAFGGSGVAAKPLIEAGLDPLHVVWLRVAGAALVMLPLAWVHRDLPKRRPALLLGFGLLAVAGVQACYFAAISRIPVGVALLVEYLAPALVLGWVRFVQRRPVTRAAAFGVVLAVGGLACVVEVWAGLRFDLVGLLLALGAACCQVGYFVLSDQGGDAGDQAPHPLGVIAYGLIVGTVVLTAIARPWSMEWGVLAGTALMDGTPVAALLLLCWIVLLATVLAYVTGVLSVRRLSPAVAGVVACLEAVVATVLAWVLLGEHLSLPQIAGGVVVLLGAFIAQSSTPAAPPSGPVAASPRTGEQEAGEQLSAARDRA; translated from the coding sequence GTGTCACGCTCCTCCGCTTCCCACGCGCCCGCCGTCCCGGCCGCACCGCCCTCCCGCCGGTTCGGCGGCCGGGGTGCGGGACTCGGCCTCGCGCTCGTCTCCGCGCTCGCCTTCGGCGGTTCCGGGGTCGCCGCCAAACCGCTCATCGAGGCCGGACTCGACCCGCTCCACGTCGTGTGGCTGCGGGTGGCCGGGGCCGCCCTGGTCATGCTGCCGCTCGCGTGGGTCCACCGCGATCTGCCGAAGAGGCGCCCGGCGCTGCTGCTCGGCTTCGGCCTGCTGGCGGTGGCGGGCGTACAGGCCTGCTACTTCGCCGCGATCTCCCGCATCCCGGTCGGCGTCGCGCTGCTCGTCGAGTACCTGGCGCCCGCGCTCGTCCTCGGCTGGGTGCGCTTCGTGCAGCGGCGTCCGGTGACCCGGGCGGCGGCCTTCGGCGTGGTCCTCGCCGTCGGCGGACTCGCCTGCGTGGTGGAGGTCTGGGCCGGACTCCGCTTCGACCTGGTCGGGCTCCTGCTGGCGCTCGGCGCCGCCTGCTGCCAGGTCGGCTACTTCGTCCTCTCCGACCAGGGCGGCGACGCCGGTGACCAGGCGCCGCACCCGCTCGGCGTCATCGCGTACGGCCTGATCGTCGGCACCGTGGTGCTCACCGCGATCGCCCGGCCCTGGTCGATGGAGTGGGGGGTGCTGGCCGGGACGGCCCTGATGGACGGGACGCCGGTCGCGGCCCTGCTGCTGCTCTGCTGGATCGTGCTGCTCGCCACCGTCCTCGCCTATGTGACCGGGGTGCTGTCGGTGCGCAGGCTGTCGCCGGCGGTAGCCGGGGTGGTGGCGTGCCTGGAGGCCGTGGTCGCCACCGTCCTCGCCTGGGTGCTGCTCGGCGAACACCTCTCGCTGCCGCAGATCGCGGGGGGCGTCGTGGTGCTGCTCGGCGCGTTCATCGCCCAGTCCTCGACCCCGGCCGCTCCGCCGTCCGGGCCGGTCGCGGCGTCCCCGCGGACCGGAGAACAGGAGGCGGGTGAACAGTTGTCGGCCGCCCGCGACCGTGCCTAG
- a CDS encoding amidase, whose translation MEYAEYRARDAVGLAALVADGEVSAAELLEVALARAEAVDGKLNAIVRPMHDLARERARTPLTGPFAGVPFLIKDLSQDYAGLPTGSGTRSLAHLPAERHSAVVERWLEAGLVIFGKTNTPEFGAKGITEPEVNGPTRNPWDLTRTPGGSSGGSAAAVAAGVVPMAGANDGGGSIRIPAACCGLFGLKPGRGLVPAGPAAAEDLHGAATNGAVSRTVRDSAAILDVLTARPDPGGPYLAARPELPYAELARRPRKLRIGFTTRSPIGTEVDPHAVAAVDETAKLLAHLGHEVEPAEPEIDHRQLALDFLAMWTTQLAQTVDEIRRTTGAGPGDFELDTHLLAAAGRSLPAPRYFAAHQRWNTYSRQLAAFHDRYDLLLTPTLARPPVRLGELDTPAPVRTLARGLMKVGLLGTLAGTKAWERAVIANLAATPYTQLANITGRPAMSVPTYRTPEGLPLGTQFVGPLGGEGTLLALAAQIEAERPWAHLEPAL comes from the coding sequence ATGGAGTACGCGGAGTACCGGGCGCGGGACGCGGTGGGGCTCGCCGCCCTGGTGGCGGACGGCGAGGTCTCGGCGGCCGAACTGCTGGAGGTGGCCCTGGCGCGGGCGGAGGCCGTCGACGGCAAGCTCAACGCCATCGTCCGGCCCATGCACGACCTCGCCCGCGAGCGCGCCAGGACCCCGCTGACCGGGCCCTTCGCCGGAGTCCCCTTCCTCATCAAGGACCTCTCGCAGGACTACGCCGGACTGCCCACCGGGAGCGGGACCCGCTCGCTCGCCCACCTGCCCGCCGAACGGCACAGCGCGGTGGTCGAACGCTGGCTGGAGGCGGGGCTGGTGATCTTCGGCAAGACCAACACCCCCGAGTTCGGGGCGAAGGGCATCACCGAACCGGAGGTGAACGGGCCCACCCGCAACCCCTGGGACCTCACCCGCACCCCGGGCGGCTCCTCCGGCGGGTCGGCGGCCGCCGTGGCCGCCGGGGTCGTGCCGATGGCCGGGGCCAACGACGGCGGCGGCTCCATCCGCATCCCCGCCGCCTGCTGCGGCCTCTTCGGCCTGAAGCCGGGACGCGGCCTGGTCCCGGCCGGTCCCGCCGCCGCCGAGGACCTGCACGGCGCCGCGACCAACGGCGCCGTCTCGCGCACCGTCCGCGACAGCGCCGCCATCCTCGACGTCCTCACCGCCCGCCCCGACCCCGGCGGCCCCTACCTCGCCGCCCGCCCGGAGTTGCCGTACGCCGAACTCGCCCGCCGTCCACGCAAGCTGCGGATCGGGTTCACCACCCGCTCGCCGATCGGCACCGAGGTCGACCCGCACGCGGTCGCCGCCGTCGACGAGACGGCGAAGCTCCTCGCCCACCTGGGACACGAGGTCGAACCGGCCGAACCGGAGATCGACCACCGGCAGCTCGCGCTCGACTTCCTCGCCATGTGGACCACCCAACTCGCCCAGACCGTCGACGAGATACGCCGCACCACCGGCGCCGGACCGGGCGACTTCGAACTCGACACCCACCTGCTGGCCGCCGCCGGCCGCTCCCTCCCCGCACCCCGCTACTTCGCCGCCCACCAGCGCTGGAACACCTACAGCCGGCAGCTCGCCGCCTTCCACGACCGCTACGACCTGCTGCTCACCCCCACCCTCGCCCGCCCGCCCGTGCGCCTCGGCGAGCTGGACACCCCCGCACCGGTCCGCACCCTCGCCCGCGGGCTGATGAAGGTCGGGCTGCTCGGCACGCTGGCCGGGACCAAGGCGTGGGAACGCGCGGTCATCGCCAACCTGGCGGCGACGCCGTACACCCAGCTCGCCAACATCACCGGGCGGCCCGCGATGAGCGTGCCCACCTACCGCACCCCCGAGGGGCTGCCGCTGGGCACCCAGTTCGTGGGGCCGCTGGGCGGGGAGGGGACGCTGCTCGCCCTCGCCGCGCAGATCGAGGCCGAGCGGCCCTGGGCCCATCTGGAGCCGGCGTTGTGA
- a CDS encoding DMT family transporter, with amino-acid sequence MTTAPPEPGAPAASAPASAPAPPVPATPPRAHRVGWRVRFAVLSLIWGFSFLLIKVGTEAYAPLQVTLGRLVFGTLLLATALAVRRDRLPRGARVWGHLTVAAFLLNAVPFSLFAYAELTIPSTLAGICNATSPLWGMALSLVALSEDRPTRRRVAGLGLGFLGVLTVLGVWEGFSGLDVRGTALALLASLCYPVGWIYVRRTLAGADASHLSVMTGQLLLATVQLAAVTPLFTSVPATFPVGPLLAVVALGALGTGLALLLQYGLVAEVGPTIGQMVTYLVPVIATAAGVALLGEPLAWPTPAGALVVLAGAALAQSRTEPARTPAPQP; translated from the coding sequence ATGACCACCGCTCCCCCGGAGCCCGGGGCTCCCGCCGCCTCCGCCCCGGCCTCCGCGCCCGCCCCGCCTGTTCCGGCGACACCGCCCCGCGCCCACCGGGTCGGCTGGCGCGTCCGGTTCGCCGTGCTGTCACTGATCTGGGGGTTCAGCTTCCTGCTGATCAAGGTCGGCACGGAGGCGTACGCACCGCTCCAGGTGACCCTCGGCCGCCTGGTCTTCGGCACGCTGCTGCTGGCCACCGCCCTCGCCGTCCGCCGCGACCGGCTGCCGCGCGGCGCCCGGGTCTGGGGACATCTGACGGTGGCGGCGTTCCTGCTCAACGCGGTGCCGTTCTCGCTCTTCGCCTACGCCGAGCTGACCATCCCCTCCACCCTGGCCGGGATCTGCAACGCGACCTCGCCGCTGTGGGGCATGGCGCTGTCGCTGGTCGCCCTCTCGGAGGACCGGCCGACCCGCCGCCGGGTCGCCGGGCTCGGCCTCGGCTTCCTCGGCGTGCTGACGGTGCTGGGTGTCTGGGAGGGGTTCAGCGGACTGGACGTCCGGGGCACGGCGCTGGCCCTGCTCGCCTCGCTCTGCTACCCGGTCGGCTGGATCTACGTGCGCCGGACACTGGCGGGCGCGGACGCCTCCCACCTCTCCGTGATGACCGGCCAGTTGCTGCTGGCCACCGTGCAACTGGCCGCAGTCACCCCCCTCTTCACCTCCGTACCGGCCACCTTCCCGGTCGGCCCGCTGCTGGCCGTGGTCGCCCTCGGCGCCCTCGGCACCGGCCTCGCCCTGCTCCTCCAGTACGGGCTGGTGGCCGAGGTCGGCCCCACGATCGGCCAGATGGTCACCTACCTGGTCCCGGTCATCGCCACCGCCGCGGGTGTCGCCCTGCTGGGCGAGCCCCTGGCCTGGCCGACACCGGCCGGCGCCCTGGTGGTGCTGGCCGGTGCGGCCCTGGCCCAGAGCCGCACCGAGCCGGCCCGCACCCCCGCGCCTCAGCCGTAA
- a CDS encoding pyridoxamine 5'-phosphate oxidase family protein → MEFAMVTPESPHTRDEGSGSTADAAAPAEGAYVPTPRTVPTRSRDRASYDRAAVHAILDEGSVCHLGFVRDGAPVVLPTLYTRIGDHLYVHGSTGSRPLRSAGDGTGLPVCVTVTHVDALVLARSAFHHSLNYRSVVAHGTAHQVTDPAEKAAVLDALVDQVVPGRSADCRPADAKELAATAVLRLELAEVSAKSRTGEPDDDPEDLSLPYWAGLVPVETRYGAAAPAAGLGADVPVPGYLTPAG, encoded by the coding sequence ATGGAGTTCGCCATGGTCACGCCGGAATCCCCGCACACCCGCGACGAGGGCAGCGGGAGCACCGCGGACGCCGCCGCCCCGGCCGAGGGCGCCTACGTCCCGACCCCGCGCACCGTCCCGACCCGCTCCCGCGACCGCGCCTCCTACGACCGGGCGGCGGTGCACGCGATCCTCGACGAGGGGAGCGTCTGCCACCTGGGGTTCGTCCGCGACGGCGCCCCGGTCGTCCTGCCGACCCTGTACACCCGGATCGGCGATCACCTCTACGTCCACGGCTCCACCGGATCCCGCCCGCTGCGTTCCGCGGGGGACGGCACCGGGCTGCCGGTCTGCGTGACCGTCACCCACGTCGACGCGCTGGTCCTGGCCAGGTCCGCCTTCCACCACTCCCTCAACTACCGCTCGGTGGTGGCCCACGGCACCGCCCACCAGGTGACCGACCCCGCCGAGAAGGCCGCCGTCCTCGACGCGCTGGTCGACCAGGTCGTGCCGGGCCGGTCGGCCGACTGCCGCCCCGCCGACGCCAAGGAGCTGGCCGCCACCGCCGTCCTCCGCCTCGAACTGGCCGAGGTCTCCGCCAAGTCGCGCACGGGCGAGCCCGACGACGACCCGGAGGACCTGTCGCTGCCGTACTGGGCCGGACTGGTCCCGGTCGAGACGCGGTACGGCGCCGCGGCGCCGGCCGCCGGCCTCGGCGCCGACGTGCCGGTACCCGGCTACCTCACGCCCGCAGGCTGA
- a CDS encoding HipA family kinase — protein sequence MLTEVTTTRYITPLREGGSLPGLVEAERDGVRAPYVLKFSGAGQGRKTLVAEVVCGQLARALGLRVPELVALRLDPVLGLGEPDEEVQALLKSSGGLNLGMAYLSGALGHDPLAYTVRPDEAARVLWFDALVGNVDRSWRNPNLLVRHGDLWLIDHGATMIWHHNWPTAQKSALRPYDGGGHVLAPCTSAPEVAAADAELRPLLTPELLAAVTADVPDVWLADEPGFDTPDAVRHAYAEILLTRAEGLLGRLTLPSGLAPAGPPYGWRVPAAGEEFRP from the coding sequence ATGCTCACCGAAGTCACCACGACCCGCTACATCACGCCGCTGCGGGAGGGCGGGTCCCTCCCCGGTCTGGTCGAGGCGGAACGGGACGGCGTCCGCGCCCCCTACGTCCTGAAGTTCAGCGGCGCCGGACAGGGCCGCAAGACCCTGGTCGCCGAGGTCGTCTGCGGGCAGCTCGCCCGCGCCCTCGGCCTGCGCGTCCCCGAACTGGTGGCGCTCCGGCTCGATCCGGTGCTCGGCCTCGGCGAGCCGGACGAGGAGGTGCAGGCGCTGCTCAAGTCCAGTGGCGGCCTCAACCTCGGCATGGCCTACCTCAGCGGCGCCCTCGGCCACGACCCGCTCGCCTACACCGTGCGGCCCGACGAGGCGGCCCGCGTCCTGTGGTTCGACGCGCTGGTGGGCAACGTCGACCGCTCCTGGCGCAACCCCAACCTGCTGGTCCGCCACGGCGACCTCTGGCTCATCGACCACGGCGCCACGATGATCTGGCACCACAACTGGCCCACCGCCCAGAAGTCCGCGCTGCGTCCCTACGACGGGGGCGGCCACGTCCTCGCCCCCTGCACCTCCGCGCCCGAGGTCGCCGCCGCCGACGCCGAGCTGCGCCCGCTCCTCACCCCGGAGCTGCTCGCCGCGGTCACCGCCGACGTCCCGGACGTCTGGCTGGCCGACGAGCCCGGCTTCGATACGCCGGACGCCGTCCGCCACGCCTACGCCGAGATCCTGCTGACCCGCGCCGAGGGCCTGCTCGGCCGTCTCACCCTTCCCTCCGGCCTCGCCCCGGCCGGCCCGCCCTACGGCTGGCGTGTCCCCGCCGCCGGTGAGGAGTTCCGCCCGTGA
- a CDS encoding DMT family transporter produces the protein MSLPSAVGLPVGRGLFYLIVAGAAWGTAGAAASLLYRVSDIGPVTLSFWRYVGGLALLVGVHALRRGRRTPRPAEPVGRKVRRVLATGVGLTVFQTAYFAAVQETGLAVGTVVSLGSGPVLIALGARLLLGERLGRGGLLAVGGALLGLAVLVLGGEGVAVRPSGIALGVLAAAGYASVTLMTRFWGRDGDGDPLSTTTWAFAVGALLLLPFGLLEGVVPQSTDPVRVIGLLVYVAAVPSALAYALYFAGAAVVRSATVSVIMLLEPVSAAAIAVLLLGEELTAPTVLGTLLMLVAVVGLAVAETRGASAARRVAAGAAR, from the coding sequence ATGTCCCTCCCCTCCGCCGTCGGCCTGCCCGTGGGCCGCGGCCTCTTCTACCTGATCGTCGCCGGGGCGGCCTGGGGCACGGCGGGCGCCGCCGCCTCCCTGCTCTACCGCGTCAGCGACATCGGCCCCGTCACCCTCTCCTTCTGGCGCTACGTCGGCGGCCTCGCGCTGCTCGTCGGCGTGCACGCCCTGCGGCGCGGCCGACGGACGCCGCGGCCGGCCGAACCGGTCGGGCGCAAGGTCCGCCGGGTCCTCGCCACGGGGGTCGGCCTGACGGTCTTCCAGACGGCGTACTTCGCCGCGGTGCAGGAGACCGGGCTCGCCGTCGGCACCGTGGTGAGCCTCGGCTCGGGCCCCGTACTCATCGCGCTCGGCGCGCGGCTGCTGCTGGGGGAGCGGCTCGGTCGCGGCGGCCTCCTGGCGGTCGGCGGCGCCCTGCTCGGTCTGGCGGTACTCGTCCTCGGCGGTGAGGGCGTGGCCGTCCGCCCGTCGGGGATCGCGCTCGGCGTGCTCGCGGCCGCCGGGTACGCCTCCGTCACGCTCATGACCCGCTTCTGGGGCCGGGACGGCGACGGCGACCCGCTCTCCACCACCACCTGGGCGTTCGCCGTCGGCGCCCTGCTCCTGCTGCCGTTCGGCCTGCTGGAGGGAGTCGTGCCGCAGAGCACCGACCCGGTGCGCGTGATCGGGCTCCTGGTGTACGTCGCCGCCGTGCCGAGCGCCCTCGCCTACGCCCTGTACTTCGCCGGGGCCGCCGTGGTCCGGTCGGCGACCGTCTCGGTGATCATGCTGCTGGAACCGGTCAGCGCCGCCGCCATCGCGGTGCTGCTGCTCGGCGAGGAGCTGACCGCGCCGACGGTGCTGGGGACGCTTCTGATGCTGGTGGCGGTCGTCGGCCTGGCGGTGGCCGAGACGCGCGGCGCGTCCGCCGCCCGGCGGGTGGCCGCCGGGGCCGCCCGCTGA
- a CDS encoding DUF3037 domain-containing protein, which translates to MTTGPHVYEYATLRVVPRVERGELINAGVVVYCRARGVVAARTHLDEARLAALDPAADTIGVRAALAAVVRICAGGEAAGQAAGDDAGRRFRWVIAPRSTVVQPGPVHTGLTDDPEAEADRLLEQLVL; encoded by the coding sequence GTGACCACCGGCCCGCACGTCTACGAGTACGCGACCCTGCGCGTCGTCCCCCGCGTCGAGCGCGGTGAGCTGATCAACGCCGGAGTGGTCGTCTACTGCCGCGCCCGGGGCGTGGTCGCCGCCCGCACCCACCTCGACGAGGCCCGCCTCGCCGCCCTGGACCCGGCCGCCGACACCATCGGTGTCCGGGCCGCCCTCGCCGCCGTCGTGCGCATCTGCGCGGGCGGCGAGGCGGCGGGCCAGGCCGCGGGCGACGACGCCGGGCGGCGCTTCCGCTGGGTCATCGCGCCGCGCTCCACCGTCGTACAGCCCGGGCCCGTCCACACCGGCCTCACCGACGACCCGGAGGCGGAGGCCGACCGCCTGCTCGAACAGCTCGTGCTGTGA
- a CDS encoding flavin monoamine oxidase family protein, with translation MARFGECDVVVAGAGFAGLSAADALVREGLTVRVVEARPRVGGRALTRFLPDGTQLDLGGQWIGPAQRHMADLVHRHAVRTYPTPSRGAALIEYGGRRVEELPAEAAEVLAALDRLARAVPPDRPWSAPGAAGQDGRTFASWLAATGAPPAARDLVGRLVSGGLLSAGPTETSLLETLFYVASGGGTEPLLGYEGGAQETRFAGGAQHLAERMAAGLPEGTLRLGQPVEAVEYTPRSARVHTPGGAWDAARVVLAVPPVLAGRVRYSPALPPLRAGLLQRMPAGTALKTHAVYTAPFWRAAGLSGVSQSAEGVLTETVDNTPPDAPRAVLTGFAYGAEAVLLRRQAPATRRRAVLDHLTALFGEEAGAPDDFVEFDWLAEEWTRGCFSGHLVPGAWTTFGPSLREPVGPLHWAGTETAVRWNGYFEGAVESGYRAAEEVRRSL, from the coding sequence ATGGCGCGGTTCGGCGAGTGCGACGTGGTGGTGGCGGGAGCCGGGTTCGCGGGACTGAGCGCCGCCGACGCGCTGGTCCGGGAGGGCCTGACGGTACGGGTGGTGGAGGCCCGGCCCCGCGTCGGCGGCCGGGCCCTGACCCGCTTCCTCCCCGACGGCACCCAGCTCGACCTCGGCGGCCAGTGGATCGGGCCGGCCCAGCGGCACATGGCGGACCTGGTGCACCGGCACGCCGTACGGACGTACCCCACGCCGTCCCGGGGGGCGGCTCTGATCGAGTACGGCGGGCGGCGCGTGGAGGAGTTGCCCGCCGAGGCCGCCGAGGTGCTGGCCGCCCTCGACAGGCTGGCCCGCGCGGTGCCGCCCGACCGGCCGTGGTCGGCTCCCGGGGCGGCCGGCCAGGACGGCCGCACCTTCGCCTCCTGGCTGGCGGCGACCGGCGCCCCGCCCGCCGCCCGCGACCTGGTCGGCAGGCTGGTCTCCGGCGGCCTCCTGTCGGCCGGGCCGACCGAGACCTCGCTCCTGGAGACGCTCTTCTACGTGGCGAGCGGGGGCGGCACCGAGCCGTTGCTCGGCTACGAGGGCGGCGCGCAGGAGACCCGCTTCGCCGGCGGCGCCCAGCACCTCGCCGAGCGCATGGCCGCGGGGCTTCCCGAAGGGACCCTGCGACTGGGACAGCCGGTCGAGGCGGTCGAGTACACCCCGCGCTCCGCCCGCGTGCACACCCCGGGCGGGGCGTGGGACGCGGCACGGGTGGTGCTCGCGGTCCCGCCGGTGCTGGCGGGCCGCGTCCGCTACTCCCCCGCGCTGCCCCCGCTGCGGGCCGGCCTGCTCCAGCGGATGCCCGCGGGCACGGCGCTGAAGACACACGCGGTGTACACCGCGCCGTTCTGGCGGGCCGCCGGCCTCTCGGGCGTCTCCCAGTCGGCCGAGGGCGTGCTGACGGAGACCGTGGACAACACGCCGCCCGACGCGCCCCGGGCGGTGCTGACGGGCTTCGCCTACGGCGCCGAGGCCGTCCTGTTGCGCCGCCAGGCGCCCGCGACCCGCCGCCGTGCCGTCCTGGACCATCTCACCGCCCTCTTCGGGGAGGAGGCCGGCGCCCCGGACGACTTCGTCGAGTTCGACTGGCTGGCCGAGGAGTGGACGCGGGGCTGCTTCTCGGGCCACCTGGTGCCCGGTGCGTGGACCACCTTCGGCCCGTCGCTGCGCGAGCCGGTCGGCCCCCTGCACTGGGCCGGGACCGAGACGGCCGTCCGCTGGAACGGCTACTTCGAAGGGGCCGTGGAGTCCGGCTACCGGGCCGCCGAGGAGGTACGCCGCTCGCTGTGA
- a CDS encoding LysR family transcriptional regulator — translation MLNLERLRTLDALARHGSVVAASAALHVTTSAVSQQLGKLERETGRQLIARQGRGVRLTDAGRLLADHAARILSQVEQAEVDLEAQRGAVVGELRLSAFPTAARGLLPATLAALRAAHPALRVGSRELEAGEGVRAVVRGDLDLAVVLDWYNKPLPLPAGLVKASLLDDPADVAVPVGHPLAGRDSVELAELAEDDWITWADGEFCHEWLMFTLRAQGIEPRTTHRAEEGHTQLALVAAGLGVCVAPRLGRDPLPEGIRTLPVRNGIRRHVYALWRADADRRPSIRAAVAALERAATALA, via the coding sequence ATGTTGAACCTGGAGCGCCTCCGCACCCTCGACGCCCTCGCCCGCCACGGCTCGGTCGTGGCGGCCTCCGCGGCCCTGCACGTCACCACCTCCGCCGTCTCCCAGCAACTCGGCAAGCTGGAACGCGAGACCGGCAGGCAGCTCATCGCCCGGCAGGGGCGAGGGGTCCGGCTCACCGACGCGGGGCGGCTGCTGGCCGACCACGCGGCGCGCATCCTGTCCCAGGTGGAGCAGGCCGAGGTGGACCTGGAGGCTCAGCGCGGCGCCGTCGTCGGCGAGTTGCGGCTCAGCGCCTTCCCGACCGCCGCCCGGGGTCTGCTGCCCGCCACCCTCGCGGCGCTGCGCGCCGCCCATCCCGCGCTGCGTGTCGGCTCCCGCGAACTGGAGGCGGGCGAGGGGGTGCGCGCGGTGGTGCGCGGCGACCTCGACCTCGCGGTGGTCCTCGACTGGTACAACAAGCCGCTCCCGCTGCCCGCCGGGCTGGTCAAGGCCTCACTGCTGGACGACCCGGCGGACGTGGCCGTCCCCGTCGGCCATCCGCTCGCCGGACGGGATTCGGTCGAGCTGGCGGAGCTGGCCGAGGACGACTGGATCACCTGGGCGGACGGTGAGTTCTGCCACGAGTGGCTGATGTTCACACTGCGCGCCCAGGGCATCGAACCGCGTACCACCCACCGCGCGGAGGAAGGTCACACCCAACTCGCGCTGGTCGCCGCCGGCCTGGGAGTCTGCGTCGCCCCCCGGCTCGGCCGGGACCCGCTGCCCGAGGGCATCCGCACACTGCCGGTGCGCAACGGCATCCGCCGTCACGTCTACGCCCTCTGGCGCGCCGACGCCGACCGCCGGCCCTCGATCAGGGCCGCCGTCGCCGCCCTGGAGCGGGCGGCGACGGCCCTGGCGTGA
- a CDS encoding aminotransferase class I/II-fold pyridoxal phosphate-dependent enzyme produces MLGEYRITGRRAAEISASVERGVATGALPPGHALPPLRELADHLGVNPNTVAAAYRLLRERGVIETAGRRGSRVRARPVSTPRDQIRVEVPPGARDLSTGDPDPRLLPALAPAFAEAARTADEQPVLYGQEPLDDGFARLARAAFEADGVPSGPLAVTSGSLDAVERVLAAHLRPGDALAVEDPGWGSLLDLVPALGLRPIPVAVDDEGPLPREVRRALAEGARAVVLTCRAQNPTGAAVSAARARQLRDVLAAHPEVLLVEDDHGHGIVAPPPHPLAGTTTHWAFVRSVAKAYGPDLRVAAVTGDPVTLDRLRGRQRLGPGWVSLLLQRAVAQLWRSGAPDLAEVARSYDERREALIRALAARGVEARGTGGLNVWVPVPDETRAVVSLLHAGWGAAPGARFRLGAPPGVRITVSPLSPDDLGPLADAVAEAVRPPRGVRYG; encoded by the coding sequence GTGCTAGGAGAGTATCGGATCACCGGGCGGCGTGCCGCAGAGATTTCCGCCAGCGTGGAGCGGGGCGTGGCCACCGGCGCGCTCCCACCGGGCCACGCCCTGCCGCCCCTGCGGGAGTTGGCCGACCACCTCGGGGTCAACCCGAACACCGTGGCGGCCGCCTACCGCCTGCTGCGGGAGCGCGGGGTCATCGAGACGGCCGGCAGGCGCGGCAGCCGCGTCCGGGCCCGGCCGGTCTCCACCCCGCGCGACCAGATCCGCGTCGAGGTGCCGCCGGGCGCCCGCGATCTGTCGACCGGCGACCCCGATCCGCGGCTGCTGCCCGCTCTCGCGCCCGCTTTCGCCGAGGCCGCCCGCACCGCCGACGAACAGCCGGTCCTCTACGGGCAGGAGCCGCTGGACGACGGGTTCGCCCGGCTCGCGCGGGCCGCGTTCGAGGCCGACGGGGTGCCCTCGGGCCCGCTCGCCGTCACCTCCGGCTCGCTCGACGCCGTCGAGCGGGTCCTCGCCGCGCACCTGCGCCCCGGGGACGCCCTCGCGGTGGAGGACCCCGGCTGGGGCAGCCTCCTCGACCTCGTGCCGGCCCTCGGGCTGCGGCCGATCCCGGTCGCCGTCGACGACGAGGGGCCGCTGCCGCGAGAGGTCCGGCGGGCGCTGGCGGAGGGCGCGCGGGCCGTGGTGCTCACCTGCCGGGCCCAGAATCCGACCGGCGCGGCCGTCTCCGCCGCGCGGGCCCGGCAGCTGCGTGACGTGCTCGCCGCCCACCCCGAGGTGCTGCTGGTCGAGGACGACCACGGCCACGGCATCGTCGCCCCGCCCCCGCACCCGCTGGCGGGCACCACCACCCACTGGGCGTTCGTCCGCTCGGTCGCCAAGGCGTACGGCCCGGATCTGCGGGTCGCCGCGGTGACCGGGGACCCCGTCACCCTCGACCGGCTCCGGGGCCGCCAGCGGCTCGGGCCCGGCTGGGTGAGTCTGCTGCTCCAGCGCGCCGTGGCGCAGTTGTGGCGGTCCGGCGCCCCCGACCTCGCCGAGGTCGCCCGCTCCTACGACGAGCGCCGCGAGGCGCTGATCCGGGCGCTGGCGGCGCGCGGGGTCGAGGCGCGCGGCACCGGCGGCCTCAACGTCTGGGTACCCGTCCCCGACGAGACCCGCGCGGTGGTCTCCCTGCTCCACGCGGGCTGGGGCGCGGCTCCGGGTGCCCGCTTCCGCCTCGGGGCCCCGCCCGGCGTCCGGATCACCGTGTCCCCCCTGTCCCCGGACGACCTCGGTCCGCTGGCGGACGCCGTGGCCGAGGCCGTGCGGCCGCCCCGGGGAGTGCGTTACGGCTGA